Part of the Ochotona princeps isolate mOchPri1 chromosome 15, mOchPri1.hap1, whole genome shotgun sequence genome, CCCAGAGTTTCAGCTTCATGCTGGAGACTAGGAAGTAGCAGATTGAGAGGTGATCTATGACACAGTGAGCCCTTCTTTGCCCCAATGGTCCCCAATACACACTAAGTGGTCGGCTGGTTCTTTTCTTACCTTGTACGCTGTCCAGGGAGGCCCGGATGCTGTCTTGGAGTTCGAGGTCGCCCACCTTCTCTGCCAGCTTCCTGAGCCGACTTAGAGCCTGCTTGGCCACCTCATGTCGTCTGACTTCTGCTCTCACTGCAGCTACAGCCAATTGCCTCTGGGCATGCATGTTGCCCAGACTTGTCTTGCCAGGCTAACAGCAACCCCTGGCCCTGAAGCCCATGGCCCCACAGCCCCCAAAACCGAAGCCACACAAGGCCCCTTCTGCTGTGCCCCACAGCTCCCCTGCCCCTGACCGCCCTTCCGTCTGGCGGCCTCACTTCCTGACAAGCGAGTTTCAAACCCACAGCCGGGGACACCACTACCTCTTGAACCTCCCACCCCCTCTAGCGTTGGCTCGCCAGCCCTGTCATCCAGCCTGCCCTGATTCCCCAGCCAGGTAGGTAGAGCAAGAGACCTTAAGCAGcatcccagcacctgctgtgggaGGCGACTAATTAAGATGGGTGTTGGTTCTGGGAGAATGTGGCCAGCCAGGTTCCAGACCCCCATGTCCCTAAGTCTTTACAGGAATCTGCACCTTCTTGTTCTATCATCCTCATGGCCCTGCACTCTAGTGTGCAATCTGCACTCATGGACACCCAGTGTACTCTCATGGGCTTATCAAAAAGTCATGGGAAGGAGGGGTTCTGGTTCTAGCGTTGAGgaagccatttgggatgctgacatcctgCACTGGTGTGCCAGTGTTcaaagtcctggctctgttctggattccagcttcttgctagtgtgcCCTCTGGGAAGCAGCGGTATGACCCACGTGACCGGGtaccctgacatccacatgggagatctgtgttGGGTTCCCAGTTCCTGAcatcagcctgccccagtccaAATCCTTGTGTCCATGtgggggagcgaaccagaagacgggagctctgtctgtctctctgcatgtgaaataaaactggaaataaatGGTAGAAAGTTGAATTAACAAttataggattttttaaaaaaataatttcatggaaaatggagtaaaaTGTTGAAACCCACGTATATGAAGGATCTCCAgaaatttcatataaaatgaatgtTACGTAAAAAaaatgcctcagtggctaaatccttgccttgcatgtactgggatcccatatgggcaccggttcatatcctggctactttacttccttttttattttttaaattggaaaggtagatttacagagaaggaaatgcagagaaagatcttgcatctgctggctcactctccaaatagctacaagagctggagctggagcttcatatgggattccagtgtatgcaaggtgaagactttagccactaggcttccatgccaggcccctagttgctctacttagaatcccactccctgcttgtggcctgggaaatcagtggaggatggtccaattcttgggaacctgcacctgtgtgggagatatggaagttcctggctcttggctcctggctttggattggttcagctctggctgagctctggctgagttcagcaaatgaaagatccttctctctgtaaatctaacttcccaataaaaataaataaatcatatatgctttagggcctggcacaatagcctaatggctaaatcctcgccttacatctgccaggatcccatatgggcattggttcatgtcttggttgctccacttccttttccactctctgtttgtggcctgggaaagcagtacaggacggcccaagttttgggaccctacacctgcatgggaggcccagaagaagctcctggcttaggatcggctcagctctagcctttgcagctccttgaggagtgaaccagtgaatggaagatcttcatctgtctcccctcctttccaagtcagatatacatgtaCACAGACATATACAGGAAATTTCCAGGAAATATTtaagattggttttatttttattagaaagtcagatatacagagaggatcttcagtctgctgattcactctccaagtggcagcaaaggtcagagctgagccgatccgccaggagcctggagcttcttctgggtctcccacttgggtgcagggtcccaaggctttgggccatcctcagctggacccagatgaaaaaattttaaaagatttcctggggggcctggtgtggtaacctagtggctaaagtccttgccttgcaaacgctagggtctcatgtgggtgctggttctaatcccagaggccccacttcccatccagttccctgcttctgttctgggaaaagcaatcaaggacagcccaaagccctgggaccctgcatccacgtgggagacccagaggaagttccaggctcctggttttgaattggctcagttcttgcctttgctgccacttggggagtaaatcggcagacagaagatcttcctctctgtttctcctctttgtatatctgactttccaataataaacaaataaatcttaaaaaaaaaaacttaccatcTAATATTCTTACTTGTTGGGGCCATTACTGTGGTATaataggttaagcttctgcctgccatgccagcatcccatagaggccctagttcaaatcttggctactccactgttgctccagctccctggtaatacagttgggaaagcagtgaaaggtggccgAAGtcttcaggcccctgcacccatgtcagagatccAGAAAGcgctcctggatccttgctttggactggcccagctctagccattgtagatatttgggaaatgaaccagcaaatggaagacactCTCTTtcatgctttctctctgtgtgtctcttcttctgtcattctgcccttaaaataaaaaataaatttttagggcccagtgcaatggcctagcagctaaagtccttgcgttgaatgcaccaggatcccttataggcgccggttctaatcccggtggcctggcttctcatccagctccctgcttgtggcctgggaaagcagttgaagatggtccaaagccttgggaccatgcacctgcatgggagatctgaaggaagttcctggttcccggcttcagatcggtgaagcaccggctgttgccgtcacttggggagtgaatcatcggacaaaagatcttcctctctgtctctcctcctctctgtatatctgactttgcaataaacataaataaatctttaaataaataaattttttaaggaaTAAAACTATTCCATTAATTTCAAatatagagaatgagagagagagaacttccatttagttgttcactctccacattcccacagcagccagggccgggctGAGCAGAATGCAGGAATCTAGAACTCATGCTCCTTCTTCCACAGGGATGACAGAACTCCAAGTATTTAATCATTCTCGGGTGCTTCTCAGTGTGCACAGTACTAGGAAGccagaattagaagtggagcagaagtggagtcaGGACCCGAACCCAGGTACTTAAACTGAGAGTCAGGCTTCCTTAGTGTCATCTTAAATACTATGTCAAACACCATGCCCCCCTGTGAACTTTTCTGAAGTACCTTTTACCTCTTGCAATGCAAACTTTCCTCAGCCAGCCACCGCTGTAACCACCCCTGGTTAAAAGGTCCAGGTGTTCTAAGAAAAgtgaaggacagagaaggaaaacagccTATATAGCCAGATAAAACTCCCAGACTGTCAATCACTCCGACAATCCTTAACATGGTCATTACATGGCTTACAATACGTTTTTATATGTTTTATCCTCACGATAAGCCCAGGGGACAGAGTTATTAATTCCCattctgcaggaaaaaaaaattgagataccTCATTCACTTTCCAACTTGTCCCCTTCTCCCTAACACCACTGCCCCGCCCTTGGCTGAGTAGTTGAAAGGGAACTGGGTGAATGAGACATTGAAGCAGTGAGGACAGCTTTTGGGACTGAGGGGAAGGTGGGTTTTCACCTAGCTACTTTGTTTCAAATCTCAAACTTCTCTGGCCCCATCCAAAGTCTTCTGTACATCTTGCTTGATATTAATTTACCAAGgccagggcaggtgctgtgcaggTCAGGTTGTGCCTTGTGATGCACCCATTCCtagttggagtgccagttcaagtcctggctgcgccaattctgatccaactccctgccacccaccaagggggtgggggacaggatgGCATTCTTGTGTTCCTTTCTTCTGCCTGGTCTAGATtgggttgttgtggccattttgggagaaaaatgcagggaaataaaccaacaaatggaagattctgtctctctacctttcaaataagtaaatcagtcTTTAGCAATGGAGGGATAAAAGATGGTAACTGTGTGAACGCTTGTGTTGTTGGGAACTGGATTTGACACTACCCAGTAGAATTTGAAAATGCCTGTATGGTGTCTCTTcaccccacagaggaggaaaCCAGGAACAGCTGAAGTCCCTGGCCACTAGTCACACAGCTAACATGTCGTGGCCAAACGTCATTTGTTTCATCGTCAGCCCGTTGCAAGGAATAAACCGTTTGACGGGGTTGACTGTCGGCAACTGCTTTCTACTGAGCGCAACCAAGTGTGCCTTCACCACCATCAGCACCCCAGCTCTGGATCAGCCGCGTAGGGGCTCCTTCTTCCGCTCCTCCTAGCCTCTCAGCCTCCTCCCTCAGTGTCGGCCTTTGCAGGCATGGGAAGGTCAAGCATGCACCCTTGCTTGCGCACCTGGGTGGCCCAGTCACCTCAAATCACGCGCCGGCTCAAGGCCACTGTTTACCATCCCATGTTTCTGGCACAGCCACTCCTGGTCAGGAGGTGACAGGGCACAGAACAGCATGTGTACTGGAGCACACACAAATCTCTGAGGATGTGTTCTGgtgctgctgggcccaggccaAGTAGCTCAATAGGGCGCTCCTGAAGGTCTTTCCAAGTGTGACGCAATAACCACCAGACAATGGCGTCATCGTGAGGACACTGCAGGTCCAAGGGGAACAGGCGGGGGCGGGCCCTCCCGCCTGGCTCGcttcctctcactttctcttcaaGGGAGTCGCTCTCCCGCCCTGGACCAGCCTTCTCTCAGCTTGCATCCCAGCCCCATCAACTCCGTTTTCAATCCGGCCCTGGTTCCTAGGAGACGCTCTGGAAGCTCCGCCCCGGTACTCTGGCTCATCCAATGAAGAACCTAAAGGCGGAGCCGGGGAGGTGGCTCGGAGACGTAATGCAGGTTGATTGGCATTCAGGACACAGACACCCGGGATTAGCTTCCCGTCTCGTCAATCCAGAGGCAGGGGTGGGACGTTGCAAACTCAGAGAATTGGGTTTGGCTGGCCTAGATTTAAAGAGACAGAAGCTGTCGGGGACCTACAAGACGGCCCCCAATACTCACCACCCTAAGTCCTAGGGACCGCTTGGGTCCCCACACCCTGGGCTATGGTTTGCGGAGGCTTTGCCTGCTCCAAGAATGCGCTGTGCGCGCTCAACGTGGTGTACATGGTGAGGTCTTTGAGGTGGGGGAGGAAAGAGGGGGCGCCAGCGGGGGAGGCGCGAGAGGGGAGACTCTGGGGACTTCCGGTGGGGAGAGGGGTGCACTCGGGGTTCCGGGGAGAGTCTGGAGAACTTCCGGTGAGGAGGGGAACATTCTTGGGGACTTCCGTGGGAGGGGAGTCTTCCGGTTGTGGGGGGTGGTCCTGGGAGGGTGGTGGGCGGGGGTTGTGTCTGAAGTCGGCTCCGTCCATCCCTCGTTGAAGCTTTCTCCCCCAACACAAAAGTGGCGGACCACGTCGCAGGCTGTTCCGTGCATGGACGCTAGTGATGCTCTCCTCCCGGTTCCAGCTTCCTTTGGGGGTAGCGCCCCGGGATGCGCCCCCGTTCCTGAGCCTCCCAGCTTGCCCTGGTCCTCCTGTTCAATGTCAGCGGTGCTGCCTGGCAGGCCTCATGGAGCTGTACTCTGCTGTTTCTTGTAGCTTGTGGGCTTGCTGCTGATCGGAGTGGCCGCCTGGGGTAAGGGCCTGGGGCTGGTGTCCAGCATCCACATCATCGGAGGAGTCATCGCCGTGggggtcttcctcctcctcattgcAGTGGCTGGCCTGGTAGGTGCTGTCAACCACCACCAGGTCCTGCTGTTCTTTGTATCCTGACTGGATGGGACAAGAGCAGGGAGGGGGATGCACACGGGCTTTTGGGAGGGCTAAAGTTAGGGGAACCTCAGGGATAGGACCGCTGTCTATATAAACATATGCTCATTTCATTGTCAACAATTGGCCATGAATGTATGGATTCTATGGATAGGTAAGTCTACTTTATTAGACTGCAGCATAAAGAAATCtaggtatttttgttttccttaactCGTACTCTCAGTACATGATCATCCTTGGTTTGGTGTTCATCTTTCAGTTTGGAATCTCCTGCTCATGTCTGGCTATTAACCGAAGCAAACAGGTAAAGGGAGTCAGGGGGCATCCCTTCTGTCTCCACCCTTGGGCTGACGTCTGGCCCCAGCTTTACCCACACAGCATCCTTAGGTCTACCACTTCAGGCACTTAGGCATTTGCTTCCTTGGAAATGTCAGCTTTCTGTGAGGGTGACTTAGAGTTTAGGTGGGTGTTGTGATGACTGAGTCTAGAACTGTGGCAGTGTCACGCTTCAGAGGAATGATGGCTCCCTCTGGCAGAACAGGGAAACTGGGGATCCTGAACTGAGTTTAGAGTGTCAGGAGACCAATGGCCCTCTGCCCACGTCCTGCAGACAGATGTCATCAATGCTTCGTGGCGGGTCATGAGCAACAAAACCCGGCACGAACTGGAAAGAAGTTTGGACTGTTGTGGTTTGTTCAACCTCACGGCTACATCCCAAGATGACGGTTCCTGCAATGCAGTGAGTTGGTGACTGGGTCGGGCCTAAGGGAGGTTGGGAGTGAGATGGGAAATCCAATAGACAGTGCCCAAACTGGCAGATGCCACTGTCTCTCCAGCAACTCCCTTCTGTCCCAGCTtccctgtatgggatgccaaacTGAGTATTAAGCTGTAGGGTACTGGTCAGACTCCAGTAATCTCTGGGGCTGGGCACCACAGGTGCTTGGAGAAGGCAGCTAAGCACCTTGGTTTTCTCAGGTCTGCAGGCATAGGAGCACCATTTGCCCCACGTGTGGAGAGAAACTTCTTAAGCATTCGGATGAAGCCCTGAAAATTCTGGGGGGCGTCGGACTATTCTTCAGCTTTACAGAGGTGAACTTCTGCGAGCTCAGGGGCACCCCTCTCTAAGGTCCTAACCTGAGGTCAGAGCTGAGTGgtcttgtttctccttctgttcctACAGATCCTGGGTGTCTGGCTAGCAATGAGATTTCGGAATCAGAAGGATCCTCGGGCCAACCCCAGTGCCTTTCTATGAGAAAGaccctcctggctttgctcctgtCTTTTCAGTGGCAGCCAACATCACAGGGACTCCTGTCTGTCTTCCCACGTGGATGCGGGCAGCTCCTCGGACTGCAAGGGATGGGGGCTGGAGTCATTCCTAGCTGCTTGCCCACTTCACCCTTCCAGGCGGGACCACCTTGACACTAGCCAGGCTCTGTGGATCCTTAAAGGGATGGAGCCGCAGAGAAAATTGTGAAGAGCTCTCCTACACAGGGCCCAGTTTGAAAAGATTTCAGTAAACATACAAATGAAAGCCATTTAAATTCCAGAATGTCTGTGAGCCAAGAGGCTCTGCAGAGCTGCCCAGCCCCTGTGTGACTTGAAGGGGGCTCCAGGGAAGTTACCTCTCCCTCGtggcttctccagttccccaaTGACAAGGCAAATCAGACAaagacacattaaaaaataagagctttctttttcttgtttgttttcctgtataAAAAAGGTTCCCAGTATCAAGGTAGGAAAGGGGGGAAAATGGGGCCATACCCCTTAGTGTAGACAAAtaggggggcaggaggagggtgaGGCTCAGGACGGAACGTCATGAAGGCAGCACGGTAGGCTCTGTGGAAAGCTGGAGGccccagcccagagccagaggcagagctggtgtGCTTGCTGCTCTCCAGGGCAGTGGCCCTTCCTTTCTTGGCCAGGCTCCGCTGCTCACTCTGGGTCGTTGTCCTCTTCCTTACGGAGGTAAGAGTGCTGTAGGGCTTTGCAGGCCGAGATTCGCTTGTGTGGGCTGAAAGTCAGCATCTCCTAGGGGTAGAAGCCAAGGTCAGAAAACCAGACAGGAGAAAGCCTTCTGGCCCCCTGCAGTGCCATCAGAGGGTGGACCTCCCACTACATTATGCCTCCCTCTCCCCATGGCTGCTCCCTGCTCTTCGTCCCCCCACCACGCGGGCCCTCACAGACTGCGCTGTCTCCTCCATGCCCATGGCCATACCAGTAGCAGTTGTGCTCCGGACTCCTCCAGCTCAGGCACCACTGACTGCACTGGGCGGGGCCCTTGTGGGGAAAAGGCACTTCGGGGAAGGGACACCTCTCGGGGCCAGTCCTCTTCTGGGGGCAATCCAATCAGGCTATGGGAGACAGGAAGGTTCTGTTATGGGGCAGGGGTAGGAGGAGGGTTTCCTTCTCCAGCTCACAACCCCTGGGGGGAGGATGGTTCAGCACAAACAGGACTCCCAGTGCCCCCACCCCGCACCAGCTACTTACTCAAAAATCTTGCTTAACTGGTCAGGTTCAGAGTTTCCACAGAAGAGGGGCCTAAGGCAAGAAGTAATAATAGGGTAGCAGTCACTCAGTAGTAGCAAGATTCCTGCCAAGGTATGACAAAGGGATATGAAATATCTAAATTCTACTTCTGGGCTAGCAATGTGGAAGGTGGGGTCAGCAGGCATGGGCAAGGCATGCAGGTGGCTCAGGGCTGAGAGGCTGCAGGGTGTTCAGGGAACCTGGGTCCCCTACTTTCGCCGAAACATCTCTGCGAAGATACAGCCGACGCTCCACAGGTCCACAGGCGTGGCATAAGCAGACTGCAGGAGAACCTCAGGAGCACGGTACCAGAGTGTCACCACCTACAGGAAGAGTGTGTGAGCCTCACAAGCCCCTGGCCGCAGGACTGCCTGTAAGCACAACTGCATGCAGGAGAACACGAGGCCTAAGAATTCTCCACTGCGTTGCGCATGCCCTCTCCCACCCCGTCAGAAGCCACATGGGCTACCATGTCATCCTACTGACCACAGGTGTCAGTGCCATCTGGTAGCTGTAGAttcgggccaggccaaagtcagccaGCTTGACGGTGCCGCTGTTTGTCACCAGGATGTTCTCTGGCTTCAAGTCTCGGTGAATGATGCAGTTGGAGTGGAGGAAGTCCAGGCCTCTCAGAAACTGCCGCATCAGATCCTGATTtgcaagggagaggcagagatgcagCAGACCTAAAAAACCATCAGGGCTCCCTAGAGATATCCCAGTCCATCTCTTCGTGTCCACCCCCGGCCCTTACCTTGATGGTCTCTACTGGCAAGCCCGGTGGAGGTGCCTTATTCAGGTACGCCCTTAAGTCCTGCTCCACGTGCTCAAACACTAGGGTCACCCTGATCTCCCGGTCAGTTCGAGAGGTGGCACAGACGTCCATCAGCCTAGCCAGAGAAAATGGTCACTCGTTCACTAGtttccccacttccctccctatcaccacccccactcccaACCCTGCACCTCCTCTCACCGGACAACATTGGGATGCTCAAAAGCCTCCAGCCTCCTCAGTAAAGCCACCTCCCGAACAGTGCTGATGGGAAGGCCCCCTCCCGGCGTCGCTTCACTGGGGACACGCAGGCTCTTCAGGGCCACAAAGTGGCCACTGAGAGGATCCCGGGCCTTGTACACGGTCCCATAGGCCCCCACGCCAATTTCGGCCACCGGCTCATATCGAGAGACAGCCATCCTCAGATCAGTGTCGACCCTACGGAACACACAGATTCTTACCACTCAATGCTCTTCCAGAGTTAGGATCGCACGCGATGGCAGCGGCCAGGTGATTCCCACCCCAGGTAGCACAAAGAACCATCCCCTGAATCCCCCGTGCTCCTCAACCTTCAACCTCCCCCGGGACCTCTGCTCCGTTAACACAGCCCCTCCAGCCACATGagggccccccccccaaaaaaaaaaaagccaaaagaccctttcttttctctttgggaACATCGCATCCAACACAAAGACGATCACAAGGACAGCACACCTGGTCCCGAAGATCCCACGCCTCAGTCCCTAAAATTTCACCTCCCCACGTCCACAAAAGCCCTGCTTCCCGCCCCTGGGTGACCCTCCCATAAATCGCAGCGCACGCGTGTGAGGCGGTGGGGGGTGGGACGGGACTGGTCCCTTAATCGTAGCAGGGACTGTGCTCACCTCACGCCAGGCTGGGAGCTGCAAGGGGTGGCCCGTTATCAGAGTCCGGGAGCTGGTTCCTGCAGCGCCGCCATACACCCAAGCTCTGTCCTGGGCAGCTGGACGCTCCGGGCCTGACCATAGAACACAGGCCGGAGACTAGAGAGGCCCCCGCACCTCCACCCTCACCATGTGACCAGCGGCCAGAGAGGCGCGCAGAAACTGCGAGGGCGGGGCAGGCGCCGGACGTTCGGGACACGTGACTGCCACCCATGCGCAGAGGGGCGGCACGGCTGGGCTGACGGGGTAGGTGGAAGGGCGGGTGGGGGGCGGTGTGCTTAGAAGGGGGCGGAGGGGAGATGGCAGCCACGTGACCTGTTGCTATCACACGTGACCGCTTGACATTGCTCCGAGGAGCAGAGGTGTGGTTACGCGGTGGGGCACGTGACCCGGCTGCCTAAAGCCCCATctctgggggttggggtggggtagGAGAGGGGGACCAGGAGAGGGCGGAGCCCAAGGCGGTGCCATGGCAACCCAGGCCACCCAGCTCCCGGCTGCTGAAGGCCGAGCCTGGCAGGGAGACGGGGGCGTCCTCTGGGGGCTGTCACCTTTCTGCTTCCCCGGCCATGGCAAGCAGTGTCACCCGTGTTCTTTGtttcgttcattcattcaacaaaattTTATTGAGCGCTTGCTtccaatgtgtgtgtggggggggagttgTTTTGGTGTCTCAGTCATAGCTCTTTGAAGTGGTGATGACACTGTGGAGAAAGTTGTAGCCTGCAGTGTCATCTTATAAAAGGGGAAGGAGGCGGTGCCCATCTGAGAGCAGACTGGGATTACGAGGGATGGAAGGCAGTTTAACAAAGTGCTCCAACAGGAAGGGTAGCAAGGTAATGCCTTCTGCCCTGCCGCACCTCCAATCCTCTCTGAGAGTGTTAAAGACCAGGTGCTGTGTGTGGGAGAGGTTACTGATGACAGGTTCAGCTTCCACCTCAAGTTCTTTTCTGCGTTAAGATTCTACAACTCTgtgatatgtgtatgtatgtacacacaggtGTAGGATACACGTGATGTTTGCCATAGATGCACAGCTACAGGAGCCCGCATTTGAAAGAAGTCTACCATCATCACCAGTATCTGAGATGGATTTACATCCATCTGTGACCTGTGGAGCTCAGTTGGGGTCCCTGGGTCGCCTCCTTTTCCCGGTGCAGCTTTCTGAGTTCTTGGCCCTGGCCAGAATCCAGccttctccaaatggcctccaCCTACACACACGTGGACAGACACAAGCAGATTGCTCTTGTGGCCACTTCTCTCTTGGTCTCCCAGCTCTTGGATGACATGGAAGTACAGGGATGTCTCCCTTGGAGACATTGTCTGAAATCTGAAGCCATCCGTGACCCTGTTTAATACTTCTTCCACCCTGATGTTTTCGTTCTCCTTAACTACCTGGTGGGGAATGTAAGCGTTCAGACTTGAGGATGAATATAAACCATGATCAGGCAAAAATGGAAGGCATGGCAGTACAGGTTTCCCTTCTGATATGCAAGGGCACTGGTGAGGAAATCTGAAAGATCTGAACTGagaggctggtgtgtgtgtgtgtctgtttatgtCTTGATGGTTACACACCAGGAGCTGGTTGGTATGTAAGCCTTCCAGAAGGCTGAGCGAAGTGTGAGTGTGTGACTCCCTTCCTATCAAGCAGTTTTCACGTGGCCTCAACTTCCACATAAGTCCTGCATGGTTCACTGTCTTAGATAGCCGTCCTCTCTGTAGGTGCGCTTGGTCCCCAGCACCTTTTCTTGGTTCATTCATTTGTCCATCCAAAACAGAACACACCCTGTCCCTCTCCACCACTTTCTACTGGGGAGTCTGGATTTGGCAGTCTGTCCCTGGCTCCATCCTCTCCCATCCCCTGTGAATTACTCTTTGACTAATTAATTCTTTCCCAGTGTGTTCCACTCATTGGATTCCCCTGGAATCCCTTTGCCCCTCAGTTTTGCAAAGGGGAGGAATGGGAGGTAGGATGGAAGTGCCAGGCAGAGAACAACATATCGGGGCAAGGGGAGGATTGATTTGTGTATATGGGGGAGGAACCCATACACACAAAGCAAGTGCAGGGTGTTGGCTTCAGAATGGCAGAGGTGAGGGCAGCTGAGTGCAGGGAGGGATGCTCCCACCTCCCCTGCCCACTGCTTACAGTCCTAGGCGTCCGTGTCTCCtggtctgcttccagccctggtaGCCTCACCTCTCTTGCAGTGCCACGCCAGCTGGCACCCAGTACACTTCCCAGTCTTTTTGTGAACGTGTGTATCGCCTGAGCCCATCCCTTCTTTCACTCATCTCAGACTCCCCCCTTCCTGCACGCAATTGTTTGCACACTCGCGCCTTACACAAGCCTTTCCCTCTCTGGTACACCTGCATTCTTTGAACACTCACCTTG contains:
- the CDK4 gene encoding cyclin-dependent kinase 4; amino-acid sequence: MAVSRYEPVAEIGVGAYGTVYKARDPLSGHFVALKSLRVPSEATPGGGLPISTVREVALLRRLEAFEHPNVVRLMDVCATSRTDREIRVTLVFEHVEQDLRAYLNKAPPPGLPVETIKDLMRQFLRGLDFLHSNCIIHRDLKPENILVTNSGTVKLADFGLARIYSYQMALTPVVVTLWYRAPEVLLQSAYATPVDLWSVGCIFAEMFRRKPLFCGNSEPDQLSKIFDLIGLPPEEDWPREVSLPRSAFSPQGPRPVQSVVPELEESGAQLLLEMLTFSPHKRISACKALQHSYLRKEEDNDPE
- the TSPAN31 gene encoding tetraspanin-31; the encoded protein is MVCGGFACSKNALCALNVVYMLVGLLLIGVAAWGKGLGLVSSIHIIGGVIAVGVFLLLIAVAGLVGAVNHHQVLLFFYMIILGLVFIFQFGISCSCLAINRSKQTDVINASWRVMSNKTRHELERSLDCCGLFNLTATSQDDGSCNAVCRHRSTICPTCGEKLLKHSDEALKILGGVGLFFSFTEILGVWLAMRFRNQKDPRANPSAFL